Proteins from a genomic interval of Quercus robur chromosome 9, dhQueRobu3.1, whole genome shotgun sequence:
- the LOC126698754 gene encoding protein SRC2, which produces MASRYEVEVKISSARDLKNVNWRHGPNRPYAVVWVDPKNKCSTKVDEGGDTCPNWDETLVLPIPGQIDDYSSLYIDIVHAGSEDGTKPLIGSARLKLTEVLDDVGFNGRAQRSLQVKRPSGRPHGKVEVKVEIREPRYRAPDPYYAPPYGAGSRSRDYAAPPAYGDPYAAPPPPRDPYYAAAPPAGYPYSGYNQPAPPVQYSQPSYGQQNYGQPSYGQQNYGQPVEEKKSKFGGMGTGLAVGAVAGVLGGIALVEGAEYVEDKIADDAADRVEENLDDDGDDGGYDGDDY; this is translated from the coding sequence ATGGCCTCTCGCTACGAAGTGGAGGTGAAGATCTCCTCAGCCAGGGACCTCAAAAACGTGAACTGGCGCCACGGTCCGAACAGGCCCTACGCCGTCGTTTGGGTCGACCCGAAAAACAAGTGCTCCACCAAAGTCGACGAGGGTGGCGACACGTGTCCTAACTGGGACGAGACACTTGTCCTCCCCATACCAGGCCAAATCGACGACTACTCCAGTCTCTACATCGACATCGTCCACGCCGGCTCCGAGGACGGGACCAAGCCGCTCATCGGCTCAGCTCGGCTCAAGCTGACCGAGGTCCTCGATGACGTGGGCTTCAACGGTCGGGCCCAACGGTCGCTCCAAGTGAAACGGCCATCCGGTAGGCCCCACGGGAAGGTCGAAGTCAAGGTTGAAATCAGAGAGCCGCGCTACCGTGCGCCGGACCCCTACTACGCGCCGCCGTACGGGGCGGGCTCGAGGTCGAGAGACTACGCTGCTCCGCCGGCGTACGGTGACCCATACGCCGCCCCACCTCCGCCTCGGGATCCTTACTACGCGGCTGCTCCGCCAGCTGGGTACCCTTACAGCGGGTACAACCAGCCAGCACCACCTGTACAGTACAGTCAGCCTAGCTACGGGCAGCAGAATTACGGGCAGCCGAGCTACGGTCAGCAGAACTACGGGCAGCctgtggaggagaagaagagtaagTTCGGTGGTATGGGGACAGGATTGGCTGTGGGTGCGGTCGCAGGAGTTTTGGGTGGAATCGCATTGGTCGAAGGAGCTGAATACGTGGAAGACAAGATCGCTGACGATGCGGCTGATAGGGTGGAGGAAAATCTTGACGACGACGGTGATGATGGTGGATACGATGGCGATGATTACTAG